GATGGCCTCGGCGGCCAGCTGCTTGACGGCATCCTGACGGACCTCCTTTTGCGGCAGGATGTTGGCCGCCCGGACCTTGTTCAGGGTCAGCTCCCTGACCTTTTCTATCAGGGCCTGGTCCTTCTCCGCCGGGGTGACGACCCGCTTGGGTTTGCCGCATTTTTTGACCAATTCATCCTGCATCTCCACGATCTGCTTGATATACTGATGGCCGAACTCTATGGCGGCCACGATCTCGTCCTCCGAGACCTCCCGGGCCCCGGCCTCCACCATGGTGATGGAATCGCGGCTGCCGGCTATGACGATATCCAGCCGGCTTTCCTGCAGCTGCTGGAAAGTGGGATTGATCACATACTGGCCGTTTATCATCCCCACCCTGACCGACCCGATGGGTCCCAGGAATGGGACATCGGAGATGGACAGGGCCGCCGAGGCCCCGATCATTCCCAGTATATCGGAATCGTTCTCCTGGTCGGCTGAAAGTATCAGGGCAAAGACCTGCACTTCGTTCCTGAATTCCTGCGGGAACAGCGGACGGATCGGCCGGTCGATCAGCCGGGCCGAAAGGATCTCCTTTTCCCGGGGCCGGCCCTCCCTCTTGAAGAAGCCGCCCGGTATCCTGCCGACGGCATAGGCCTGCTCCCGGTATTCCACGCTCAGGGGGAAGAAGTCTATTCCCTCCCGGGGCTTATCGGCCCCCACCGCCGTCACCAGCACCACGGTGTCGCCGTAGCGCACCGTCACCGAACCGCCGGCCTGTTTGGCCATCCGGCCGGTCTCGATTATCAGTTTGCGTCCCCCCAGTTCCAGTTCCTGTACTTGTACCATTTTTTCCTTCCTGCCCCGCAGCTCTGCGGGACCTTCCCCGCTTTTCGGGGGAAATTGATTGTTGATTGGAGCGTATCACCGCAGGCCTTGCCGTACTTTGTCGGACCGGAATGGTCCGAGTTGTTTCGCGTGTTTCGCGGGCAAGAAAGCCTGCTGATACCTGCTCCGGGGTATTGCTTGCCGTCCGGTTTACGCCCACCGGGGCGATTACGATCGCCCCGGTGGCTTATCAAGCCCGGACAATTACTTTCTGAGTTCCAGCTTTTCCACTATGGCCCGGTAGCGGTCCATATGGCGCTTGGATAGGTAGTTCAGCAGCCGGCGCCGCTGGCCCACCATCTTTAAAAGCCCCCGCCGGCAGGCGTGGTCTTTTTTGTGGATCTTGAGGTGCTCGGTCAAATCGTTGATCCGCTGGGTAAGCAGGGCCACCTGCACCTCGGGGCTGCCGGTATCCCCTTCATGTTTCTGGTGTTTGCCGATCAAATCCTGCTTCTTTTCAATGGTCAGTGGCATGGTGTGATTTCCTCCTGATTTTTCTGATGCCTTCTCCCGCGAAGCGGTGCAGGAGAGGCCGTTAATGATAGGTAATTATAAGCTATAAGTGGCACGAATGTCAACACCATAAGCAAGCAGATATAAGGATACAAAAAAGGCCGGGTTATCTACCGGCCTTTTTTGTTTGGGTAAAAAGTTCGATTGGTTATTTTAATATCACCATTTTCTTGGTTGCTTTAAAACTGCCTGACTCCAGTCGGTAAAAATAAACACCGTTTGCCGCGGCTTTGCCGGTATTATCCCGGCCATCCCAGGTTACATTATACAAACCCGCAGGCTGTTCCTGGGAAACCAAAGTTTTTACCACCTGCCCCAGGGTGTTGTAGATCTTCAGGCTGACTTTGCCCGCCTGGGCCAATTGGTATTTAATGGCTGTTTTCCCGGTGTTGGGATTGGGGTAGTTTTGCATCAATTCGTAGCTATAGGCTGCGGTTGATTTGCTATTGCTTCCGGAAATGTCTTCCGTAGATTTCCCGTCGCAATCCCGGTCGTATTCATAAAGGGCTATTACAGAACAAACCGCATATTCGCCAATAGTTTTGGTTATCGTTACCTCTATCTGCCCGTCTTTTAGGCAACTATTGGGTATCCAATGCTCTTCGGTAACAACCGTTTTGGGTTTAATGGTGGTCTTGGCATTGAAGGTTTTATCCACCGTCAGGGTTTGTTTTATATTAGCATCCGTTTCCTGGTAATAAACCACTTTGATCCGGTATTTTTTGGCCGGGTCAAGATTTTGAATGCTGTATTTCAATTCTGCCTGATGGTAGTCAATGGTATATTCCGGCTGCGGGCCGTAATAATATGTGCCCTTTTTCTGGAGGTTATAACTGTTATACTCCTCTGTTCCCACATCGATGTAATTGCACGGCACCGGGTCAACCGTCATTTTATAGTTTTTAATTAGGGAGATGATGGCTTTGGTACCGCCTTTTACTGTTGGCATTTCCTCGGTCCAAAGCACATACAGCTTGGATTTGGGCCATTCCTGCTTGAAGGCGATGGAAGGATAACGGGAAATGCCGCCCTGGGCGCCGGAAAGGTTCTGGGTGCCCATCAGCCAGCCATTGTCGTATTCGCAATTGTAAATAAGATCATAGTCGCCGTCTTTCACGTTCTTGCTGTAAACGTACTGACCGGCGGCTGCTACCACCGGGAAATCGGCATTTTGCCCATCCGGGCAGGATATAATTTGCTTATCCGACCAGCCGTTAATCCCTTTGGTCTTCTTGACGATTTGATAGATATCCGGCGCTATCTCTTCCTGCCAGACCACGGTGGTTTTATCGCCATAGGTGTCAACAATGGGGTGTATGCCGTTTTCGCCCATCTCGAAAAATTCGCTGTTGTCCTTATAATAAACCTTGCCGGAATGGCTCCAGGCGATCTTCAAGTTTCCGGCTTTATCCAAGGCCAGCGACGGCGATTTGAAAGCATCGGCGCCGCCTTGATCAATGGGGGTTGGAGCCAGATTTGCAGAAGTTGAGGGATTATAGGTAGAGATCAACACCGAAGATCCCGAAGCCCCCTCATCCACCCAGCCCAGGAATGAATTGTTGGTGTTTTGATCCAGAACATAGGCAAGGTAGGATATTTCAGTGCCTTCGGGGCCGGTGTAAATGAGTTGCGGTTCTTCAAATGTGCCGCTTGCCATTTTTGTGCTGTAGAGGCGATTGCCGTTATTCCAGCAAATGGTTGGCAAGTTAACGGACGTTAACTCTATGGCCGGGCGTTTGCCCAAGCCTACGGTTACAGGAGATGTCCAAGTTTCGCCATCGTCTAGCGAGCTTGTATAATAAACATTCTCGCCGGAAGCAAAGACCGCGTGAATTTTGCCATCGCTCCCTACAATGATCTTTTTGCCATTGGAATAGGCGGTGCCTTCGGGGGTATTGCTTTCAGCAACGATGGGATCATCTTCATTTGGTGAATCTATATAGACAATGTTAGACCAAGGCGTAACATACCCGTCGTTATGGATTGCCCTCATCCTTAGATATAATCTAGAAGGAACGCTGCCAAAATCATAAATAGTCCAACCGAGGGCATTGGGGCTGATATCATCCCTTAATGTGTACCAGATTGAAGATGCATCCGTATGCATTTGAACTTCATATCTTTCCAACGTTGGACAACCCCAAGCATAATACCAGCCAAACCAAAGGTCATAATTAGTTCCCGGCACTGCTTTAGAAGCAGTAGCTTCTCTTAATGAGGGGCTGACCATTTGCGGCGGTTGGGGCACACCAAGTGCCGTATAAGCAAATTCAGCAAGTAGTGGGTTAGTAGGCACATATGATCCCGACATGTTTTTGTAAGTGTAGGTTTTTAAATAACACTCCCACACATTGTCACTATTTTTTGTTAAAGTACCATCAACTATTTGACAATCTTTTTTGCTCCCGCTATATGTTGGGTCGTTTGTCCAACCCTTCGATTGAGCCCCTCTGGTCCATATTTGAGGTGCCGTTGTATAATATCTGGGAAGTTGTATTTTTTTTATCGCTTCATAACGTGGGGAAGCCATTAAATAATCTGACGAACCCGGCACAAAACCAGAAAGCACACCAGCATGGCTATAATAATCGCATCCCACATACTTGCCTTTAACCAATTGCCATGGAGCGTTAAGCATGTCCATAGCCTTACGGGCGTTAATTAAGCCATAGCCATACTCATCATTAATTCTCGTACCGTTGCCCGAAGAAGTCAGTTCAATAATTTTTCTAAGATCATCATTATTCAATACTATCCCCTTGCTTTTGGCATACCCTTTAAGCAAAGAGGCAACTCCGGTAACATAAGGTGTTGCAAACGAAGTTCCGCCCCACCATTTGTATGTCGGTGTGTAATGCCAGTCATAGAGCAAATATTTGCTTTCTTTAGGGTCCCCGCCAACGTCAGTCGTATCAATCCTAACATCGCAGGCGGTTGAATAGATATTTATATCCTTATAATCCTTAAAATAATCTGTCGAATAACCACCAGGTGCAACAACACTTATATGACTACCATATTCGGAAAAATCACTTAATCTACCTGTTTTTTGCACTGCACCAACAGCCATAACACCAGGCATAGCTGCCGGGTAATATGGATTGCCCGTCGGCGTGATATTGTTGAACATGCAAGCGACCAATAAAATATCACTGTTATAAGCATTAGCGCAAGCGCCTGCCAAGGCTATGTTCCACCCATTAGGATCGCGCCAACTCATATTAATAATCTCTGCGCCTAGACCTCTGGCCTCATCAATTCCGGCGTAGCTACCGCCTCCCACCTGATTAATTCTGACATCAGCATCAACCCCGGCAATGCCTATGCCATTGTTGGTTTGGGCCCCCAATATGCCTGCTACAAATGTGCCGTGTCCCCCATAAACAGTGTTGCCAACAATAAAAAAATCACGCCAATTGGCTATGTGGGAAGTTTTATTATTTATATCAGGATGACCGCTGGCTGTTTCCCATAAAGGGTCTGGCGTAGGATTAGCCAAAACGCCGTTTTCAGTGATATAAACATTAACGGTCGTGCTGCCCTTAAATAATTCTCAGGCTGATTTGGCGTTAATATCCATACCGGGGTAATCCGTATTGTTCAATCCCCATTGATAACCCTTTTCAAAATCAGAATCGTTGGGATAAGTTTGTGCAAACGCAATGGAGCTCAAAATCAAGACCAAACCGATAAACGATAATTGTCCCTTTCTCATGCTTACCTCCTTTTAAAATGTTAATTGATATTTGCCTGAACCATCGGCGTTCATTATCCAAAGCTTGCCGTTATTACTGCAGCAATTGCTGTAAACTATCTTAGTCCCATCCGGGGACCATCGTGGGTATTCCCCGATATTCTCACAAATGCTGGCGTCGCCCATTAGATTCTTATGGTTCCCGCCGGTTGCATTAATGGTGTATATCTGTGATAAACGCAAATATTTTTGGCATTGAACAGCTATTGTGTTTCCATCGGGGGAATATTGCATATTATAAAGTTTTCCGTAAATAGTATCGACAAAAGCAGAATCATAAGTATCAATATTTATTGTTTTTAAATAAGATATGAAATATTTATAACTACTATCATAATATTCTCTTCTTGCCAATATATTTTTATTATCTGGTGACCAAGTTGGATAATCATAATTAGAACTAATCCTTCTCAGTGCATTTCCATCTTTATCCATAACCCAAATGCCAGCTGAATCTATAGTTTTGGCAAATGCAATATTATTACCATCCATACTCCAAACTGGAAATGACGACCAACCCATATTTGTTAGCCTTGTTAAGCTATCTCCGTTGGCTTTTATTTTATATATATCCAGATTCAACGATGCCACGATCCATTGGCCATCAGGGGACCAATCAGTGCCATAAAATAAAGAAAAGGCGGGATGGTTTGATTTAATAAAAAATGGCTGCATTTCACTGCCGTCAGGTTTTACTGACCAAATACCTAACATGGAGTCAGGCAATTGACTATCAAGATTCCAAAATAATATTTTTGTCCCATCCGGTGACCAATTGGGATAAAAATGGGTGACCCCATGTGGCGGGTTCACTACTGTTGTATCGGGCTTAGGTTGAATCGGTTCTTCCTTGCTGCAGCCCATGCTGGTTGCCAACAAGGCCATGCATAACAATTTTAAATAACTTCCATTATAGTATCCCCTCTTTTTAAGGATTTGTTGGCTATTGTAACAGTGTTGGGCATATTTGTCAAGTAAATTTTCATCGTGGGGGGGGGGGATTATTTAGGGTGTGTAATTATGTAACTGACATTTATTTCCTAAGTGAATTACTACGGCCTTATGGCCGTAGCATCAAGTTCTAAGCCCAGACTTCGTCTGTCCAGCTACGCTGGATGCTCTTCATCTATGCCCTAACGGACATAGTATTTCGGCGGAAGAATAAAAATCCCCGTCGGCTTTTTACAAAGCGAACAGGGCAACATTACGTATTTAATGCCTATTTTTGTCTTCTTAGCTCAGTAAAATATCTTTCTATTTTTCTCTTGTCCCTCTCTATGGCCCTTATCAGCGCCTCAACGGTGCCGTATTTCTTCCCCGGCCTGATATATTTATGGAAAAATATCTCGGCCTTCTTCCCGGAGAGGTCATATTTCCCGCCGAAGGCGTTGAACTCGATGGTCCTGGCGCTCCGGCCGACGGTAAGCCGGCTGCCGATATAGAGCATTCCCTGGTATTCCCTGCGCCCGATCCTGGCCCCGGCGGCATAGACCCCGTCCCGCGGCAGAAGCTTCTGGGGATCCGACAATCTGATGTTGGCGGTGGGAAAGCCCAGTTTACGGCCCAGCCCCAGTCCCTTTACCACCATGCCCCTGACGAAATAGACCCGGCCCAGCATCTTGTTGGCCTGCTCTATTTTTCCGGAAGATATCAGGCTCCGGATGCAAGAACTGCTGACCTTGCTTCCGTTGGTCTTAAGCGATGAAAGCACCGATACCTTGAAGCCCATCTTGGCGCCCAGTTCCCGCAGGGTGTTGATGTTGCCCTTCCGTCCGGCCCCGAAGCCGCAGTCATTCCCGCAGATGACCTCCGATACCGCCAGCTTTTTTACCATCACCGAGCGGATGAATTCCTCCGGAGACAGCGTCGCCACCCGTGGCGAAAATTTTATGACCGCCATCACGCCGACGCCCAGCGATTCCAGGATCTCCTGTTTCTCGGACAGGGCCGTCAAAAGGCAGGGGGTCCTATCCTGGGACAAGACCTGCCGGGGATGGGGATCGAAGGTGATCACCACGCTGTCGTGGCCAATCTTTTTTGCCCTGGCCACCAGCTTTTTGATGATGGCCCGGTGCCCCAGGTGCAGGCCGTCGAAGGAACCCAGGGCGGCCACGGCCCCGGGATGACTGACGCCAAAATTATTGAGTCTTGTTATTACCAGCATTATAATGAATACTGACTTTATAAATTTACTGCCAAATGCTGTTTTCCGTTGTCAACCTTGACTTTACGATCATGGAGGTTCTTCAAGGCTGACTACTTGCAGCCAAAGAACTAAGCCCGGTTCGGAACCCCGCCTTCAGCGGTGCTGTTTGGCTCAGAGGGACGCCCGGAATTTACTGTGTGCTTTGCTTACCGGATCGGCATGTTCAGTAAATTCAGTCCCTCGGTTAGCATTGCATCCGGTCAGCGCTGGGCGGACGGTTCTCTTTGCCACTTTCTCTTCAAAGAGAAAGTGGATGGCAGAATAGTTATACAGTTCCCCATGAACGATCATTTTTGGCATTTATGCCGGCCGGATTCCATATTACATCACGATCTCGGGGTGCAATTGATGGTCGTCTTTGAACTGCCCCAACGCCACCAACTGCCCGTCATATTTGATCCGATAGTGGATGTCCCTTTCCCCTTTTTCATCGACCATGATAGTATTCCCATGTTTGATCCTTTGATAGCTGTCGGGATCTATGATCACCTCGGGCATGAAGTCCAGGGCCCGGTCCATGCTTACGCCGTCCTGCTCCGTGATGCCCTCCAACTCCAGGGACTGCTCCAGGCGGAATTCGCCCACCGCGGTGCGGGTCAGGGCCGCCA
The nucleotide sequence above comes from Candidatus Edwardsbacteria bacterium RifOxyA12_full_54_48. Encoded proteins:
- a CDS encoding riboflavin biosynthesis protein RibF, with the protein product MLVITRLNNFGVSHPGAVAALGSFDGLHLGHRAIIKKLVARAKKIGHDSVVITFDPHPRQVLSQDRTPCLLTALSEKQEILESLGVGVMAVIKFSPRVATLSPEEFIRSVMVKKLAVSEVICGNDCGFGAGRKGNINTLRELGAKMGFKVSVLSSLKTNGSKVSSSCIRSLISSGKIEQANKMLGRVYFVRGMVVKGLGLGRKLGFPTANIRLSDPQKLLPRDGVYAAGARIGRREYQGMLYIGSRLTVGRSARTIEFNAFGGKYDLSGKKAEIFFHKYIRPGKKYGTVEALIRAIERDKRKIERYFTELRRQK
- a CDS encoding 30S ribosomal protein S15; the encoded protein is MPLTIEKKQDLIGKHQKHEGDTGSPEVQVALLTQRINDLTEHLKIHKKDHACRRGLLKMVGQRRRLLNYLSKRHMDRYRAIVEKLELRK